One Glycine max cultivar Williams 82 chromosome 4, Glycine_max_v4.0, whole genome shotgun sequence DNA segment encodes these proteins:
- the WRKY50 gene encoding WRKY transcription factor 50: MAVELMGFPQMGEQKAIEEAAAEGLKGMEHLLRLLSHQPSHLRTHHTDATVSNFKKLISLLNRRTGHARFRRAPLPSTSNSLAPSPPPANPVTFAPSQSQSLTLDFSKPNMFNTTNAKSMDLEFSKETFSVSSNSSFMSSAITGDGSVSNGKLGSSLFLTPPPVSAGKPPLSFAPIKKRCHDHREHSDDISGKLSGSSKCHCIKRRKNRVKKTVRVPAISSKVADIPPDEYSWRKYGQKPIKGSPYPRGYYKCSTVRGCPARKHVERASDDPTMLIVTYEGEHRHSIQTAMQENISGGVGLVFEST, from the exons ATGGCAGTGGAGCTGATGGGGTTCCCCCAAATGGGCGAACAGAAGGCAATTGAAGAAGCAGCCGCCGAAGGCCTCAAGGGCATGGAACACCTCCTCCGTCTCCTCTCCCATCAACCTTCCCACCTCCGCACTCACCACACCGACGCCACCGTTTCCAACTTCAAAAAACTCATCTCCCTTCTCAACCGCCGCACCGGCCATGCCCGTTTCCGCCGCGCACCCCTCCCTTCCACTTCCAACTCTCTCGCCCCATCCCCTCCACCGGCTAACCCGGTCACCTTCGCCCCTTCGCAGTCACAGAGTCTAACCCTCGATTTCTCAAAACCTAACATGTTCAACACCACCAACGCCAAATCCATGGACCTCGAGTTCTCTAAAGAAACCTTCAGCGTCTCCTCCAACTCCTCCTTCATGTCCTCCGCTATCACCGGCGACGGTAGCGTCTCCAATGGCAAACTAGGATCCTCCCTCTTCCTCACTCCTCCGCCAGTCTCCGCCGGAAAACCTCCTCTCTCGTTTGCTCCGATCAAGAAGAGGTGCCACGACCACCGCGAGCACTCCGACGACATCTCCGGGAAACTCTCCGGCTCCAGCAAGTGCCACTGCATCAAGAGAAG gAAGAATCGTGTGAAGAAAACGGTTAGAGTTCCGGCGATTAGTTCGAAGGTCGCCGATATTCCGCCGGATGAGTACTCGTGGAGGAAGTACGGACAGAAGCCGATCAAGGGATCACCGTACCCGAG GGGGTATTACAAGTGCAGTACCGTGAGAGGGTGCCCGGCGAGGAAACACGTGGAGCGTGCTTCGGACGATCCGACGATGTTGATTGTAACGTACGAGGGGGAGCACCGACACTCGATTCAGACCGCGATGCAGGAGAACATTTCCGGGGGAGTGGGTTTGGTATTCGAGTCAACGTGA